A single region of the Cynocephalus volans isolate mCynVol1 chromosome 12, mCynVol1.pri, whole genome shotgun sequence genome encodes:
- the LOC134391810 gene encoding olfactory receptor 5T2-like yields MKNVTEVTIFVLKGFTDNDELQIIFFFLFLAIYLFTLMGNLGLVALVIGDFRLHNPMYYFLSVLSSVDACFPSIITPNMLTDFMSKNNIISFPGCAAQMFFAVTFGTTECFLLAAMAYDRYVAIYNPLLYSVSMSPRVYVPLIIASYVGGILNATVHTVATFSLSFCGSNEIRHFFCDIPPLLAISCSDTHTNQLLLFLFVGSIEISTILLVLVSYGFILLAILKMQSAEGRQKVFSTCGSHLTGVTIYHGTILFMYVRPSSSYALEHDMILSIFYTTVIPMLNPVIYSLRNKDVKEAIKRVFGKIWCMGTVYFAH; encoded by the coding sequence ATGAAGaatgtcactgaagtcaccatatTTGTACTGAAGGGCTTCACAGACAATGATGAACTGCAGATCATCTTCTTCTTCCTGTTTCTAGCTATTTACCTCTTTACTCTCATGGGAAACTTAGGACTGGTTGCATTGGTTATTGGGGATTTCAGGCTTCATAACCCCATGTATTATTTTCTGAGCGTGCTCTCTTCTGTGGATGCCTGTTTTCCTTCAATTATTACCCCAAATATGTTAACAGATTTTATGTCAAAGAATAATATCATTTCATTCCCTGGATGTGCAGCACAGATGTTTTTCGCTGTCACTTTTGGAACCACAGAATGCTTTCTCTTGGCTGCAATGGCTTATgatcgctatgtggccatctaCAACCCACTTCTGTATTCAGTGAGCATGTCACCCAGAGTCTACGTGCCACTCATCATTGCTTCTTATGTCGGTGGCATCTTAAATGCTACTGTACACACAGTGGCCACATTCAGCCTATCCTTCTGTGGATCCAATGAAATCAGACATTTCTTTTGTGATATTCCTCCTCTCCTCGCTATTTCTTGTTCTGACACTCACACAAACCAGCTGCTACTCTTCCTCTTTGTGGGCTCCATTGAGATCTCCACTATACTATTAGTCCTTGTCTCCTATGGTTTCATTCTGTTGGCCATTCTGAAGATGCAGTCTGCTGAAGGGAGGCAAAAAGTGTTCTCTACATGTGGCTCTCACCTAACTGGAGTAACAATTTATCACGGGACAATCCTCTTCATGTATGTGAGGCCAAGTTCCAGCTACGCTTTGGAGCATGACATGATACTTTCGATATTTTACACCACTGTGATTCCCATGCTGAATCCCGTCATCTACAGTTTGAGAAACAAAGATGTAAAAGAGGCCATCAAAAGAGTATTTGGGAAAATTTGGTGTATGGGTACAGTTTATTTTGCACATTAa